One Elusimicrobiota bacterium DNA window includes the following coding sequences:
- a CDS encoding sigma-70 family RNA polymerase sigma factor codes for MDFADIYDRYFTKVYNYVRYRVRLPEAADDVTGRIFEAALAGMDTYDAARAPVQVWLFGIARNAVIDWFRALNRREEVFLDDIGEQADKEPRIEALMETKEECDLLLKAVSALDARSRDIIALKFSSGMTNRDIAQVTGLGESNVGIIIYRAVKQLQATLAPHFFQTGQSAGQAPEREI; via the coding sequence ATGGATTTTGCTGACATCTATGACCGCTATTTTACGAAAGTCTACAACTACGTGCGCTACCGCGTGCGGTTGCCGGAGGCCGCGGATGATGTTACCGGCAGGATATTCGAGGCGGCGCTTGCGGGAATGGACACTTACGACGCCGCCCGCGCCCCGGTGCAGGTTTGGCTGTTCGGCATAGCGCGCAACGCGGTGATAGACTGGTTCAGGGCGCTGAACCGCCGGGAAGAGGTCTTTTTGGACGATATAGGGGAACAGGCTGACAAAGAGCCGCGCATCGAGGCCCTTATGGAAACGAAGGAAGAATGTGACCTGCTGCTTAAAGCCGTATCCGCGCTGGACGCCCGGTCGCGGGATATAATAGCGCTGAAATTCAGCTCCGGCATGACTAACCGGGACATAGCGCAGGTGACGGGGCTTGGCGAGAGCAATGTCGGTATTATAATTTATCGCGCGGTAAAACAGCTGCAGGCAACGCTTGCTCCGCACTTTTTCCAAACGGGCCAAAGTGCGGGACAAGCCCCTGAGAGGGAAATATGA
- the queC gene encoding 7-cyano-7-deazaguanine synthase QueC, with protein sequence MKKKAVVLFSGGLDSTTALCWALDKSYDCRAVSFNYGQRHCRENESARKIAGLLKVPLHEIRLSFPWLKVSSLVDSSRKLPDTGSSKIGGGKIPGTYVPGRNLVFAAIGVSLADSIGASAVVLGPNIVDYSGYPDCRPEFYRALEKAANAGTRLGAEGGAIKFLTPLIRLSKAEIVKLALKLGAPLGFTWSCYSGGRRPCGHCDSCKLRARGFKEAGIADPALKSHRP encoded by the coding sequence ATGAAAAAGAAAGCTGTGGTGCTTTTTTCCGGCGGGCTGGACTCAACCACGGCTTTGTGCTGGGCGCTTGACAAAAGCTATGACTGCCGAGCGGTTTCTTTTAACTATGGTCAGCGGCATTGCCGGGAAAACGAGAGCGCGCGTAAAATTGCCGGACTGCTTAAGGTGCCGCTTCATGAAATACGCCTGTCTTTCCCGTGGCTTAAAGTCAGCTCGCTGGTCGATTCAAGCCGGAAACTTCCGGATACCGGGTCTTCAAAAATAGGCGGCGGAAAAATACCCGGCACCTATGTCCCGGGCAGAAATCTTGTTTTTGCCGCCATAGGCGTATCGCTCGCGGATTCAATCGGGGCTTCGGCCGTGGTGCTTGGCCCGAATATAGTCGATTATTCAGGCTACCCGGATTGCCGCCCGGAATTCTACAGAGCGCTTGAAAAAGCGGCTAATGCCGGAACCCGCTTAGGCGCCGAGGGCGGCGCAATAAAATTTCTCACTCCCCTTATCCGCCTGAGTAAGGCTGAAATTGTAAAGCTCGCGTTGAAACTGGGCGCTCCGCTTGGGTTCACCTGGTCCTGCTACTCAGGCGGAAGAAGACCTTGCGGCCATTGCGATTCCTGTAAGCTCCGTGCGAGGGGGTTCAAAGAAGCCGGAATAGCCGACCCGGCATTAAAAAGCCATAGGCCTTAA
- a CDS encoding SurA N-terminal domain-containing protein, protein MQKHINIVLWVIIFLIFSGHLQSTLASEKPWVKTTKTNKNITTKAVSPEVVTNYKTTSNQQFIARVNHILETLRDSGTDVNASVQEEVKQQVSREMLIEELWSRQATKMGMVVTDFEVAVEIQNTPQFRKDGLYNPSLYRQIILGQFKMSPEEYELWRKKARLASKYKQFVFSTIKITPDELKESYLAKNGNLVNFDTNKEKYMQELTQEKFGIIMNDILRQLSKQREKEPGVVEIKQEAASNAAWKNLFIAQEIALGGNPVVAQTQLSSIETTYSNTSACGYAILANGDIFFAQGKYKEAEAQYSKLLPAGVKGLRPFALYNIAKTKEAAGELAAEARDKDLLSAFLAPEGHWALAHCYEATGNTTETKDAWNKAAGALSSIRGALQVYYGDHNGVFPIKLDELTVKPTDLTQNPYINEIPLITLPNHQGTDVVQYVDSNEISPNDFTDSGGFVYYGSKKNAKTWGTIIFNCTHKDASGKPLYEY, encoded by the coding sequence ATGCAAAAGCATATTAATATCGTTTTATGGGTTATAATATTTCTTATTTTTTCGGGGCATCTTCAAAGCACTTTAGCATCAGAAAAACCATGGGTTAAAACCACAAAAACAAATAAGAATATCACTACTAAGGCAGTGTCTCCGGAAGTCGTTACTAATTACAAGACAACTTCAAATCAGCAATTTATTGCCAGGGTAAATCACATACTGGAAACATTGAGAGATAGTGGGACTGACGTTAATGCATCGGTTCAAGAAGAAGTTAAACAACAAGTTTCCAGGGAAATGCTAATTGAGGAATTATGGTCACGACAGGCAACGAAAATGGGCATGGTCGTAACTGATTTTGAAGTAGCTGTTGAAATCCAAAATACTCCACAATTTCGCAAAGATGGTCTTTATAATCCTAGTCTTTATCGCCAGATAATCCTAGGGCAGTTCAAAATGTCGCCGGAAGAATATGAGTTGTGGAGAAAAAAAGCGCGGCTTGCAAGCAAGTATAAACAGTTTGTGTTTTCAACTATAAAAATAACTCCAGATGAATTAAAAGAGTCTTACCTTGCAAAAAATGGAAACTTGGTAAATTTTGACACTAATAAAGAGAAATATATGCAGGAATTAACGCAGGAAAAGTTTGGAATAATTATGAACGATATTCTGAGACAGCTCAGCAAACAAAGAGAAAAAGAGCCGGGGGTTGTGGAGATTAAGCAAGAAGCGGCCTCAAACGCTGCCTGGAAAAATCTTTTTATAGCCCAAGAGATCGCTCTTGGCGGCAATCCGGTTGTAGCTCAAACGCAGTTAAGCTCCATTGAAACCACTTACTCAAATACCAGCGCCTGCGGCTATGCGATACTTGCGAATGGAGATATCTTTTTCGCCCAGGGCAAGTATAAGGAAGCGGAAGCCCAATACTCAAAACTACTCCCCGCCGGTGTAAAGGGACTAAGACCATTTGCACTTTACAACATAGCAAAGACCAAAGAAGCGGCCGGAGAACTAGCGGCCGAGGCCCGTGACAAGGATTTACTTTCCGCCTTCCTGGCCCCGGAAGGCCACTGGGCGCTGGCTCATTGCTATGAAGCGACTGGAAACACAACCGAAACAAAAGACGCCTGGAATAAGGCGGCAGGAGCTTTAAGTTCTATTAGAGGCGCACTTCAAGTATATTATGGGGATCACAATGGTGTTTTTCCTATAAAACTAGATGAGCTAACTGTAAAACCGACTGATTTAACGCAGAACCCCTATATAAATGAAATTCCTCTAATTACATTGCCCAACCACCAGGGAACCGATGTTGTTCAATATGTTGATTCAAATGAAATTTCGCCCAATGACTTTACCGATAGCGGTGGATTTGTTTATTATGGTTCCAAAAAAAATGCGAAAACGTGGGGAACGATTATATTTAATTGCACGCATAAGGATGCTTCTGGGAAACCTCTCTATGAATATTAG
- a CDS encoding polysaccharide deacetylase family protein — protein sequence MPKILKLLPFLLLFSVFSAAAEFEKDLTLESAARQEVPAPPEASAIDRTAPDYGGYLAALSYYSDVAYKGVPGTEAYLEASIAGDYLRGKVDEIETGLRAAGKPIPSEGVPGRDCLPSEKVMAELRGVFGFGTGGDRGEPVSIKKGFAKIVYVKGTTPFLVQEDSFLNKGEVILTFDDGPAPGEYSREVADNLKANSAQAAFFVLGEKLGSSGKAMIKAEAEDGHFVSVHGYHHATETGKPFTAYTTEKTLDQLGRVAGSIIAATGVKPALFRPPYGVIGADALKAVIADLNLAPLGWTIDTMDWSIKSPDELYAKTIALIKQRGKGIILMHDIHPQSRETAKRLLQWFKENNYKVVSPDRIVQAFQAQ from the coding sequence ATGCCAAAGATCTTAAAGCTATTGCCGTTTCTGCTCTTGTTTTCTGTTTTTTCCGCCGCCGCCGAATTTGAAAAAGACCTCACGCTTGAAAGTGCCGCCAGGCAGGAAGTTCCGGCGCCTCCGGAAGCGTCCGCCATAGACAGAACCGCGCCGGATTACGGCGGGTATTTAGCGGCGCTCTCCTACTATTCCGATGTCGCGTATAAGGGCGTTCCCGGTACCGAGGCTTATCTGGAGGCCTCTATAGCCGGCGATTATCTGCGGGGCAAGGTGGACGAGATTGAAACCGGTTTGCGGGCAGCCGGGAAACCGATCCCTTCGGAGGGTGTTCCGGGCCGCGATTGCCTGCCGTCTGAAAAAGTCATGGCGGAATTGCGCGGGGTGTTTGGTTTCGGGACGGGTGGCGACAGGGGTGAGCCCGTCTCCATCAAGAAAGGTTTTGCGAAAATAGTATATGTTAAAGGGACCACTCCTTTTCTGGTGCAGGAAGACTCTTTTTTAAACAAGGGAGAGGTCATCCTCACTTTTGACGACGGGCCCGCGCCGGGGGAATATTCCAGGGAAGTGGCGGACAACCTGAAAGCTAATTCCGCGCAGGCCGCCTTTTTCGTGCTTGGCGAGAAACTCGGGTCTTCAGGAAAGGCCATGATAAAAGCCGAGGCGGAGGACGGCCATTTCGTTTCCGTGCACGGTTATCACCACGCCACGGAAACCGGCAAACCTTTTACCGCCTACACCACGGAAAAAACCCTGGACCAGCTTGGCCGGGTGGCGGGTTCTATCATTGCCGCAACAGGCGTCAAACCGGCGCTGTTCCGTCCGCCGTACGGCGTTATAGGGGCGGACGCGCTTAAGGCTGTTATTGCGGATTTAAATCTGGCGCCGCTCGGTTGGACCATCGACACTATGGACTGGTCCATAAAATCGCCCGACGAGCTGTATGCCAAAACCATAGCTCTTATAAAACAGCGCGGAAAGGGCATAATCCTTATGCACGATATCCACCCGCAGAGCCGCGAAACGGCGAAACGTCTTCTCCAATGGTTTAAAGAAAATAATTATAAAGTGGTTTCGCCTGACAGGATAGTCCAGGCTTTTCAAGCGCAGTAA
- the ftsH gene encoding ATP-dependent zinc metalloprotease FtsH, with translation MPLKKNLRQMLFWILAFTLLVAVYQNVKSVEREKQIPYSEFKVKLKAKEINKVLISQDMIKGEFKEGDKTVSFKTIPLSDPKLIEDMETAGVQSFSGEADKSWITSLILNLGWILIFVFLWWFLFVRQAQMGGKQAMSFGKSKAKQQDLKKQKVTFKDVAGCEETKEELSDIVDYLKNPKKYRRLGGELPKGVLLYGAPGTGKTLLARAIAGEAGVPFFTSSGSEFVEMFVGVGASRVRDLFERAKKSAPAIVFVDELDAVGRSRFAGIGGGHDEREQTLNQMLVELDGFEANEGIILIGATNRPDVLDTALLRPGRFDRRINVPVPDIKGRQEILEVHAKKVKLAESMDLSVIARHTPGFVGADLANIVNEAAILASKKEKKGVELSDFEEAIEKMIAGPQRRSRIISDREKKIVAYHEAGHALVARSLPGSDPVHKISIIPRGPALGYTLQLPLEDKYLTSKTEILNKLCVLLGGRAAEELVFSEITTGAQDDLSKVTNYAQKMVLEFGMSEKIGPISLKKDEAEVFLGRDIVRQPGYSNETAKNVDDEVTRIVAECHVKASSILTSGRLVLDAIAAMLIEKEVVDASEMEALFNGGTNAAV, from the coding sequence ATGCCGCTGAAAAAAAATTTAAGGCAGATGCTTTTTTGGATACTCGCGTTCACGCTTTTGGTGGCCGTGTATCAAAATGTGAAATCCGTTGAGCGGGAGAAACAGATCCCCTACTCCGAATTCAAGGTTAAGCTGAAAGCCAAAGAGATAAACAAAGTCCTGATAAGCCAGGATATGATAAAGGGAGAGTTTAAGGAAGGCGATAAAACGGTTTCTTTTAAAACCATCCCCTTGAGCGATCCGAAGCTGATAGAAGACATGGAAACCGCCGGCGTGCAATCTTTTTCCGGCGAGGCGGACAAGAGCTGGATAACCAGCCTGATACTCAATTTGGGCTGGATATTGATCTTTGTTTTCCTGTGGTGGTTTTTGTTCGTGCGCCAGGCTCAGATGGGAGGCAAACAGGCCATGTCTTTCGGCAAATCCAAGGCTAAACAGCAGGACCTGAAAAAGCAGAAAGTTACCTTCAAGGATGTGGCCGGCTGCGAAGAAACCAAAGAGGAATTGAGCGATATAGTCGATTATCTGAAAAATCCCAAAAAATACCGCAGGCTGGGCGGCGAGCTTCCGAAAGGCGTTCTGCTTTACGGCGCTCCGGGTACCGGCAAAACCCTCCTTGCCCGAGCCATCGCCGGCGAGGCGGGCGTGCCGTTCTTTACCTCCTCCGGTTCGGAATTCGTGGAGATGTTCGTCGGAGTGGGGGCCTCGCGCGTGCGCGACCTGTTTGAACGGGCTAAAAAAAGCGCGCCCGCCATCGTGTTCGTGGACGAGCTTGACGCAGTGGGGCGCTCTCGGTTCGCGGGCATAGGCGGCGGCCACGACGAGCGCGAGCAGACGCTTAACCAGATGCTGGTGGAACTCGACGGCTTTGAAGCGAATGAAGGCATTATACTTATAGGCGCTACCAACCGGCCCGACGTGCTGGATACGGCCCTGCTGCGCCCTGGCCGTTTTGACAGGCGCATAAATGTTCCCGTGCCCGACATCAAGGGCCGCCAGGAGATTCTTGAGGTGCACGCAAAGAAAGTGAAGCTCGCGGAGAGCATGGACCTGTCGGTAATAGCGCGGCATACCCCCGGTTTTGTGGGGGCGGATCTGGCAAATATAGTAAATGAGGCGGCCATACTCGCCTCCAAAAAAGAAAAAAAAGGCGTTGAGCTCAGTGATTTTGAGGAGGCGATAGAAAAGATGATAGCCGGCCCTCAGCGCAGGTCGCGCATTATTTCAGACCGCGAGAAAAAGATAGTGGCTTACCACGAGGCGGGCCACGCCCTGGTGGCCAGGTCCCTGCCCGGCTCGGACCCCGTGCATAAGATTTCCATAATTCCGCGCGGGCCCGCCCTGGGCTACACTTTGCAGCTGCCGCTGGAGGATAAATACCTTACCAGCAAGACCGAGATTCTAAATAAGCTTTGCGTGCTTCTTGGCGGCCGGGCGGCTGAAGAACTGGTTTTCTCCGAAATCACCACCGGCGCGCAGGATGATCTGTCCAAGGTTACCAACTACGCCCAGAAAATGGTGCTTGAGTTCGGCATGAGCGAGAAAATAGGTCCCATCTCGCTTAAAAAAGACGAGGCGGAAGTGTTTTTGGGCCGCGACATAGTGAGGCAGCCAGGGTACTCGAACGAAACCGCTAAAAATGTGGACGACGAAGTTACGCGCATAGTGGCGGAATGTCATGTTAAAGCAAGCAGCATACTGACCTCGGGCCGCCTGGTGCTTGACGCCATAGCGGCAATGCTTATTGAAAAAGAGGTCGTGGACGCCTCGGAAATGGAAGCTTTGTTTAACGGCGGAACGAACGCGGCGGTTTGA
- a CDS encoding glycerophosphodiester phosphodiesterase family protein, producing MAKPLVLAHRGALLNAPENTAAAFKLAFSNGASAVECDIRRTSDGQFIAFHDGDARRVCGKSWRIAGTSYSHLKTLKVFGKEPIAHLDDILNMMILGPARVFYFELGMDSTEDAATLALEIKKAGVQNRAFILTFSHRARLLKAAGAAVPGIGIAVMPFLPGAVLKTAADAGASKVCAGWVNWPLARQVFKGYAALCNFKEQVLAAAVAGVGVSAGVANSYYDIRDLAELGVEGVWTDDVPLAVKTLYGG from the coding sequence ATGGCAAAACCGCTGGTCCTGGCGCATAGGGGGGCTTTACTCAATGCTCCCGAAAATACGGCGGCCGCTTTTAAGCTGGCTTTCTCAAACGGCGCTTCAGCCGTTGAATGCGATATAAGAAGGACCTCGGACGGCCAGTTTATAGCGTTCCACGACGGCGACGCCCGCCGGGTTTGCGGCAAGTCCTGGCGGATAGCCGGCACTTCCTATTCCCACCTCAAGACGCTGAAAGTTTTCGGCAAAGAACCGATAGCGCACCTTGACGATATCCTGAATATGATGATACTCGGGCCCGCCAGGGTTTTTTATTTTGAACTGGGCATGGATAGTACGGAGGATGCCGCGACGCTGGCGCTTGAAATAAAAAAGGCGGGGGTGCAGAACAGGGCTTTCATTCTAACATTCTCGCACAGAGCCCGCCTTCTTAAGGCCGCAGGCGCGGCGGTTCCGGGCATAGGAATAGCCGTAATGCCGTTCCTGCCGGGCGCTGTTTTGAAGACGGCGGCGGATGCCGGAGCCTCAAAGGTGTGCGCCGGGTGGGTCAATTGGCCGCTGGCCAGGCAGGTGTTTAAAGGCTACGCGGCTTTGTGCAATTTCAAGGAACAGGTCCTGGCCGCGGCCGTTGCCGGCGTGGGAGTTTCCGCGGGAGTGGCCAACAGCTACTATGACATAAGAGACCTTGCGGAACTGGGTGTTGAAGGGGTTTGGACCGATGATGTGCCGCTGGCCGTAAAAACCCTTTACGGCGGATAA
- a CDS encoding prenyltransferase, protein MKNIKIWLRATRPWSFTVSIVPPVLGSIIALNENTGLSFNWTCFFLTLTGCVATHAGANAFSDYFDYKKGVDRPGTYGSSGVLVENLLTPKQLLLVPAAGFSIAAAAGLYLMATLPNGTALVWLVLFGAFLGFFYTTPPFVIKYHALSEIAVFLAFGPLMTLGAYFTQAGAYSWKPFFYSFPVALIVAAIVHSNNLRDIKTDSVTGIKTVAIILKDTGAKRMYYFLLAAAYTTTLLFVIFAGLTWLSLITFLSLPLAVKLIKTVKNKEAAGEKDFASIDAMTAQLHSAFSLLFIIALIIKRFTAQ, encoded by the coding sequence ATGAAAAACATCAAAATCTGGTTGCGGGCCACCAGACCGTGGTCGTTCACGGTCAGCATTGTTCCCCCTGTTTTGGGAAGCATAATAGCCTTGAATGAAAACACCGGACTTTCATTTAATTGGACTTGTTTTTTCCTTACGCTCACCGGCTGCGTCGCCACGCACGCGGGCGCGAACGCGTTTTCGGACTATTTTGACTACAAAAAAGGCGTTGACAGGCCCGGCACCTACGGCTCAAGCGGCGTGCTGGTAGAGAATCTGCTTACGCCAAAGCAGCTGCTTCTTGTACCGGCGGCCGGATTTTCTATCGCCGCCGCGGCGGGGCTTTATCTGATGGCGACACTCCCGAACGGAACCGCGCTCGTCTGGCTGGTGCTTTTCGGGGCTTTCCTCGGATTTTTCTACACCACCCCGCCGTTCGTGATAAAATACCACGCCCTCAGCGAGATAGCCGTTTTTCTGGCCTTCGGTCCTCTAATGACGCTGGGGGCGTATTTCACGCAGGCGGGCGCATATTCGTGGAAGCCGTTCTTCTACTCTTTCCCGGTGGCACTCATAGTTGCCGCCATAGTGCACAGCAATAATTTGCGCGATATAAAGACCGACAGCGTGACCGGCATAAAAACCGTGGCGATAATACTGAAAGATACAGGCGCAAAAAGAATGTATTACTTTCTTTTAGCCGCCGCCTACACAACTACTCTTCTGTTCGTGATATTCGCGGGGCTTACCTGGCTTTCACTTATAACTTTTCTCTCACTGCCGCTGGCGGTAAAGCTGATAAAAACAGTGAAGAACAAAGAAGCCGCCGGCGAAAAGGATTTTGCTTCAATAGACGCCATGACCGCGCAGCTGCATTCCGCCTTCAGCCTGCTTTTTATTATCGCTCTCATAATCAAGAGATTTACGGCGCAATGA
- the hpt gene encoding hypoxanthine phosphoribosyltransferase, translating into MHKDLEEILVSAPELDARIKKLGERISADYKGRCLTLVGVLKGCVLFLSDLLKNISIDTNVDFIMLSSYSGKQSTGVVRTILDLKQNIEGRDVLIVEDIVDSGLTMSYMLKNLKTRRPRSLEICTMLDKPSCRKARVPIKYSGFVIPNKFVVGYGLDYNELYRNLPYIGVLKKSAITSPKVNKICR; encoded by the coding sequence ATGCACAAAGATTTGGAAGAAATTCTTGTTTCCGCGCCCGAATTGGACGCCAGAATAAAAAAACTCGGCGAGCGGATCTCCGCGGACTATAAAGGCCGCTGCCTGACTTTGGTCGGGGTCCTGAAAGGCTGTGTGCTTTTTTTATCGGACCTGCTTAAAAATATCAGCATTGACACCAATGTCGATTTTATTATGCTTTCTTCCTATTCGGGCAAGCAGTCAACCGGGGTTGTGCGCACCATCCTTGACCTTAAGCAGAATATAGAGGGGCGCGATGTGCTGATAGTGGAGGATATAGTGGATTCGGGCCTTACTATGAGTTATATGCTGAAAAACCTGAAGACCCGCCGTCCCCGCTCGCTTGAAATCTGCACTATGCTGGACAAACCGTCCTGCCGCAAGGCCAGGGTGCCGATAAAATATTCCGGCTTTGTCATACCGAATAAATTCGTTGTGGGCTACGGCCTTGATTACAACGAGCTTTACCGCAATTTGCCGTATATCGGAGTTTTAAAAAAATCCGCCATTACGAGCCCTAAGGTTAATAAAATATGCCGCTGA
- a CDS encoding 7-carboxy-7-deazaguanine synthase QueE has translation MAYGRNFKMLTAKISEIFFSIQGEGLYCGQKQVFLRFAGCNLNCAYCDEPAALVKRSMAPFYSHKSQVTGHKQEKKTGEGISDYREISAAAAAAEVIKLARKNRAKAVSLTGGEPLLNWKFIKVLAPALRKAGLAVHLETNGTLYRELLKVKSLVDVIAMDIKLPSSTGQQPFWREHAGFIKAAPEKTFVKVVLTSKTSFSDFKKAVELTASVPGIIPFFLQPATRRPAAVRPPAAGFLEKACCEASAKLPVVRLLPQQHPKWGVK, from the coding sequence ATGGCGTATGGCAGAAACTTTAAAATGCTCACCGCTAAAATATCAGAAATATTTTTTTCTATCCAAGGTGAGGGGCTTTATTGCGGGCAAAAACAGGTTTTCCTGCGGTTCGCCGGATGCAACCTTAATTGCGCGTATTGCGACGAACCGGCAGCCCTTGTAAAAAGGAGCATGGCTCCTTTTTACAGTCACAAGTCGCAGGTCACAGGTCACAAGCAAGAAAAAAAAACAGGAGAGGGAATTTCGGATTATAGGGAAATCTCCGCGGCGGCGGCGGCCGCTGAGGTAATTAAACTTGCCCGGAAAAACCGGGCAAAAGCGGTCTCTCTTACAGGCGGTGAGCCGCTGCTTAACTGGAAATTTATTAAAGTGCTGGCGCCAGCTCTCAGAAAAGCGGGATTGGCCGTCCACCTGGAAACCAACGGCACTCTTTATCGCGAACTTTTAAAAGTAAAGAGTCTGGTGGATGTTATAGCCATGGATATAAAGCTGCCTTCTTCAACCGGGCAGCAGCCTTTCTGGCGCGAGCACGCAGGATTCATTAAGGCCGCGCCGGAAAAAACATTTGTAAAGGTTGTGCTGACCTCAAAAACCAGCTTTTCCGATTTTAAAAAAGCCGTGGAATTGACCGCTTCGGTTCCGGGAATAATCCCGTTTTTTTTACAGCCGGCCACAAGGCGGCCCGCCGCCGTGCGGCCGCCGGCCGCCGGTTTTTTGGAAAAGGCCTGTTGCGAGGCTTCCGCCAAACTTCCGGTAGTAAGGCTTTTGCCCCAGCAGCACCCGAAGTGGGGGGTAAAGTAG
- a CDS encoding WG repeat-containing protein has product MKKIILSLLPLCIFFTISCSNSDKPLNRFSVIQNGKYGYIDNEGTIVIAPQFDQVSDFKEGLALVKNGDKWGYIDKTGKYVINPQFDVAQDFSEDLAVIAIGCKMVGQPGPAMKIGCKWGYIDRTGKYAINPQFDYAQEFSEGLASVNIGGIGGEDTYIALVGFGQFGGRWGYIDKTGKYMINPQFDQASDFREGLAVAKSDSKSGYIDKTGKYVITLEHAGVFKDGLAVVFQVTTETFGYIDKTGKYIINPQFDRARAFSEGLAVVRIGGKWGYIDKTGKYVINPQFDDALDFSEGLALVKIGSGWGYINKTGKYAFTSRFESAQGFKEGLALVKIGSGWGYLDKTGKLIWISRN; this is encoded by the coding sequence ATGAAAAAAATTATACTTTCACTTCTTCCGTTATGTATTTTCTTCACAATTTCCTGTAGTAATAGTGATAAGCCGTTAAACCGGTTTTCTGTTATACAAAATGGAAAATATGGATATATCGACAATGAAGGGACAATTGTAATTGCCCCGCAATTTGATCAAGTAAGTGATTTTAAAGAGGGTTTGGCATTAGTAAAAAATGGCGACAAGTGGGGCTATATAGATAAAACCGGAAAATATGTAATCAACCCGCAATTTGATGTCGCCCAGGATTTTAGCGAAGACTTGGCAGTAATAGCGATTGGATGCAAGATGGTTGGGCAACCGGGCCCAGCAATGAAGATTGGTTGCAAGTGGGGTTACATAGATAGGACTGGCAAATACGCAATTAATCCGCAATTTGATTACGCGCAGGAATTTAGCGAAGGTTTGGCAAGCGTAAATATTGGGGGAATTGGGGGAGAGGACACATATATTGCGCTAGTTGGTTTTGGTCAATTTGGCGGCAGGTGGGGCTATATAGATAAAACTGGAAAATATATGATCAACCCGCAATTTGATCAGGCGAGTGATTTTAGAGAGGGCTTGGCAGTCGCAAAAAGTGACAGTAAATCTGGTTATATTGATAAAACCGGAAAATATGTAATAACCCTTGAACATGCTGGTGTTTTTAAAGATGGCTTGGCAGTAGTCTTTCAAGTAACAACTGAAACCTTCGGCTATATTGATAAAACCGGAAAATATATAATCAACCCGCAATTTGATCGGGCGAGGGCTTTTAGTGAAGGCTTGGCGGTAGTAAGAATTGGCGGCAAGTGGGGTTATATAGATAAAACTGGGAAATATGTAATCAACCCGCAATTTGACGATGCGCTTGATTTCAGTGAGGGCTTGGCACTAGTAAAAATTGGCAGCGGGTGGGGCTACATAAATAAGACTGGCAAATACGCATTCACCTCGCGATTTGAAAGTGCTCAGGGTTTTAAAGAGGGCTTGGCACTAGTAAAAATTGGCAGCGGGTGGGGCTACCTAGATAAGACCGGGAAACTTATTTGGATTTCCCGAAACTGA
- the cdaA gene encoding diadenylate cyclase CdaA, translating into MYLNYAINIIDVLAVYYIIYRLILLVKGTRAMQVIWGVFILAIITALAKYSHLAATVWLLQQFWLAGIFLLIVVFQPEIRFALANIGSNPLGRLMMSQEYKFIPEMMEALRLAVKEKMGMLIVLEQDMGLRDIEETGVRLNGEVSKELLLTIFHDNTLLHDGAAVIANNRVVAAGCILPLTEQQELSKILGMRHRAAIGLSEMTDAIIITVSEETGQLSLARNGHLQQSVEPADLEAMLYQLYRSKAEKTLLRKAQRPEAPPTV; encoded by the coding sequence ATGTATTTAAACTACGCTATAAATATTATAGATGTTCTGGCCGTCTATTATATAATTTACCGCCTGATACTGCTGGTCAAGGGCACCAGGGCCATGCAGGTTATCTGGGGCGTTTTTATTCTGGCCATCATCACCGCGCTTGCCAAATATTCACATCTGGCCGCTACCGTGTGGCTGCTTCAGCAATTCTGGCTTGCGGGTATTTTCCTTTTAATCGTGGTGTTCCAGCCCGAGATACGCTTCGCGCTGGCAAATATCGGCTCCAACCCGCTCGGCCGTTTAATGATGTCGCAGGAATACAAGTTCATTCCCGAAATGATGGAAGCCCTGAGGCTGGCCGTGAAAGAAAAAATGGGCATGCTCATCGTGCTTGAGCAGGATATGGGCCTGCGCGACATTGAGGAAACCGGCGTGCGGCTTAACGGCGAAGTGTCCAAAGAACTTCTGCTTACCATCTTCCACGACAACACTCTGCTTCATGACGGGGCCGCGGTTATCGCCAACAACCGGGTTGTGGCGGCCGGCTGCATCCTGCCGCTTACCGAACAGCAGGAGCTTTCCAAGATACTCGGCATGCGTCACCGCGCCGCCATAGGCCTGAGCGAAATGACGGACGCCATAATTATCACGGTGTCGGAAGAAACCGGGCAGCTCAGCCTTGCAAGGAACGGCCATCTGCAGCAGTCCGTTGAACCCGCGGACCTGGAAGCCATGCTTTACCAGCTTTACCGCTCAAAGGCGGAAAAAACACTGCTCAGAAAGGCCCAGCGTCCGGAGGCGCCGCCGACCGTATGA